The following coding sequences are from one Asterias amurensis chromosome 8, ASM3211899v1 window:
- the LOC139940581 gene encoding uncharacterized protein isoform X1, protein MANTTSFDDLSDSEDQDVTSSIDDLDTTQDVCKKNLLEDFAADAKLTRQSVAHGREHMQVHLRIRPFTATERDKGESQDCMEIQETSTLLMRAPKDSFTFKSSQRGFSNMTHKFTFSRIFGEDTSQKDFFDDTMLSTVKDFIDGQNCLVFTYGVTNAGKTYTIQGAPQDGGILPRSLDVIFNSIEGKHYTSMQLKPRYFCDVTKLTERQLHKEEDIRDSVLSMAARTLKQDNSVTDDADDSRASNYTTATEDSRSEISFHNVTDDSVPNVLEDIRCRIPDDTSIDVEAQGPVKFAIWVSFAEIYNEYIYDLLEAIPKGKKVRRQPLKLSEDKNGQIFIKGLKEIYCRSADEAYKILKIGQQNLSIAATKLNQCSSRSHCIFSVKILRVVDCDNPHVARVSKLSFCDLAGSERYTRTQNTGDRLKEAGNINTSLLTLGKCIHTLRYNQNHPKTNPKIIPFRESKLTRLFQSFFMGKGKASMIVNVNQCASGFDETIHVLKFSAIAKQVTTITSKLDNKWKIPAVAAPPKYPSSRALSMAINQSMSRNRVSVAWATPGLNPDSNLDLTTVDETFIEEDEEDEETEDEEGDVETTPKESKAKLVSLVESLKTQLIETKKLQMMMEVQIRAEVCQEMSQQLVQIESEYKDRMEEERMINEEMYEKRLEMYEKSVKKPRKRPHIETVDTDDEFVSSLLLHAEQSKVQEQEKTIRSLRGDVQKLKDTLDETEEKMNIQDQTSRELQGLVETSSLALEEAKAKMCIKDQKLLDMETKLKETYDAVALKEQELVQECSLLTEKIKENEAALTKMENANQELQEKLSISQEKHATQVSQLETEFKILQESLKTYMEAATTGEDAVGKLSEALSEAADLRLQLQSTTKKDLQTTSAREEAEKYKTELEELKRMHESELQSFRDELKASSKTLVRVGLQVEKEKEKNFDAEEKIVDLEERLSSLNEEKNQSSKDSEEEEQKILTLEKTIKEYLDKLSKQEKSIETREATIQGLESQLSEEQMKTAEVLAKKEELAKSVKELEENLDDLQTHFDMTNSKGQEATVRAATQEKSIANCEATIKGLESQLNQEQMKTAEILAKKEELEKSIKDLEENLDDLQTRFDQTNSKGQEATVRAVAHEKSIENCEAKIKSLESQLNQEQMKTAEVLAKKEELEKTIKDLEENLDDLQTSFDQTNSKVQETTVRAAAQEKSIENREATIKGLESQLNQEQKKTAEVLAKKEELEKNIKDLEENLDDLQTRFDQTNSKNQEARVRAAALENDLEYVNEEIKKEQKAHNDTKMVASDYGCQVSLLRSQLQTAERMSASSGELAKRYQELEGSLKEMQRTLTDKEIALAEASKWQGDATDLRSQLKMLDDKLKETEQKRSTAETTVQNLSQQCTGLQQSLAQKAKETMEIQQLKDQQKTNEERCIGLEKSLEEQKAKTKSKADTIKQLMNEIEMQCHKLQAVEKDTRANSEVISVLKAGMQEQEATMASQDEILASKEQELDSLRTELTELQDKYSDLHTVSSENKQAVRESNRNHDQSKKEKETMRKELNETLGKLRELEREHEEHKKKLVDTKAALSDYVKEKRAVEGDLQKLKEQLERSQTSLADAQQHPQDCPEKIENENLLKKITALEQEVMKQVAEKDETLKTWRKEKDNLVGALQEKMESLLEDNKTKETLLEEKEEHIKHLKDKMVSITQSQSMTDDESDSDDTRGSKRRPGKSNEGVQKEVQRLTELLETEREDKKKALTSSKRIVAEKMKSISELEAANRTLQTQLGLIEQVSVDVKPVRNMDSSLKDSSSSPSDQPGSPDLFAMEVKDQESFSLPGRRRTRVQMDMTPLQKKQPARKGKANTRRTKKRKSMEEMEEFNDDAYGKRNRGDDGSARVTRSSRKTRAVRGEEDLVDENAMPEAPLTSGRGKRAPFSKIGDMLQNSPIAKSAASPLKSSSRSQPSAKKFVENATSHMTSPTKSPEVQFVSYHAPPTTEKKRKRLLKKDISAPFQSSPFEMVNHGESRGDSSHSIVTRKLRSRNTRV, encoded by the exons ATGGCAAACACAACAAGCTTCGACGATTTATCCGATTCAGAGGATCAAGACGTCACTAGTAGCATCGATGACCTTGACACAACCCAAGATGTGTGCAAAAAGAACTTGCTTGAG GATTTTGCTGCCGATGCTAAGCTCACCAGGCAAAGCGTCGCCCATGGTCGTGAACACATGCAAGTCCATCTGAGAATTCGACCCTTCACTGCCACGGAGAGGGACAAAGGAGAGTCTCAG GACTGTATGGAGATTCAAGAGACGTCAACGCTCCTGATGAGAGCCCCTAAGGATAGCTTCACCTTCAAGTCAAGCCAGCGAGGTTTCAGCAACATGACCCACAAGTTCACCTTCAGCCGCATCTTCGGGGAGGACACCAGCCAGAAGGACTTCTTCGACGACACAATGCTCTCAACCGTAAAGGACTTTATCGATGGGCAGAACTGCCTGGTGTTCACGTACGGTGTGACAAACGCTGGAAAGACTTACACCATTCAGG GTGCTCCACAAGATGGCGGTATACTGCCGCGCTCACTAGATGTCATCTTCAACAGCATCGAGGGTAAACACTATACTAGCATGCAGCTCAAGCCTCGCTACTTCTGCGATGTCACTAAGTTAACAGAGCGACAACTCCATAAAGAAGAGGATATTAGGGACTCAGTGCTGTCCATGGCAGCAAGGACTCTCAAACAG GACAACTCGGTTACCGATGATGCTGATGACTCAAGAGCCTCTAACTACACCACAGCAACGGAGGATTCACGCTCTGAAATTTCGTTTCACAATGTAACAGATGATA GTGTGCCGAATGTTCTTGAGGACATTCGTTGCCGGATCCCAGACGATACGTCGATCGACGTGGAAGCCCAGGGTCCAGTCAAGTTTGCCATCTGGGTGTCCTTTGCCGAGATCTACAATGAGTACATCTATGATCTCCTGGAAGCGATACCGAAAGGAAAGAAAGTACGACGACAGCCCCTCAAACTGTCTGAAGATAAAAATGGTCAGATTTTCATCAAAG GGTTGAAAGAGATTTATTGTCGGAGCGCAGATGAGGCCTACAAAATCCTGAAGATCGGCCAGCAGAATCTAAGCATTGCTGCAACCAAACTTAACCAGTGCTCCAGCCGCAG TCATTGCATCTTCAGTGTCAAGATTCTACGCGTTGTTGATTGTGATAACCCTCATGTTGCCCGAGTGAGCAA GCTTTCGTTCTGTGACTTGGCCGGTTCCGAGCGCTACACCCGAACCCAAAACACAGGAGACCGACTTAAAGAAGCTGGTAACATCAACACATCGCTGCTGACTCTTGGGAAGTGCATCCACACACTCAGATACAACCAGAATCATCCTAA GACCAACCCCAAGATCATTCCGTTTCGGGAGAGCAAACTGACGCGGTTGTTTCAGAGTTTCTTCATGGGTAAAGGCAAGGCATCCATGATCGTCAATGTCAACCAGTGTGCATCAGGTTTCGATGAAACCATCCATGTGCTAAAGTTCTCAGCGATAGCCAAGCAG GTGACAACAATCACCTCCAAGTTGGACAACAAATGGAAGATCCCAGCCGTCGCAGCCCCGCCCAAGTACCCGTCATCCCGAGCACTCTCCATGGCAATCAACCAGTCGATGTCTCGCAACAGGGTGTCGGTTGCCTGGGCCACGCCTGGATTAAACCCAGATTCAAACCTGGATCTGACGACGGTCGACGAGACGTTTATCGAGGAggatgaagaagatgaagagaCTGAGGATGAGGAGGGAGATGTTGAGACCACTCCAAAAGAGTCGAAAGCT AAACTGGTTTCTCTGGTGGAATCCCTCAAGACTCAACTGATTGAAACCAAGAAGTTACAGATGATGATGGAAGTCCAGATAAGAGCGGAGGTTTGTCAGGAGATGTCTCAGCAGCTCGTTCAGATAGAGTCAGAATACAA AGATCGCATGGAGGAGGAACGCATGATCAACGAAGAAATGTACGAGAAAAGACTGGAGATGTACGAGAAATCGGTGAAGAAACCACGCAAGAGGCCGCACATTGAGACAGTCGACACGGATGATGAATTTGTATCCAGCCTCCTGCTTCATGCCGAGCAGAGCAAAGTTCAG GAACAAGAAAAGACCATCAGGAGTCTCAGAGGAGATGTGCAGAAGTTAAAGGACACCCTGGATGAGACGGAGGAGAAGATGAACATACAGGATCAGACGTCCCGCGAACTACAGGGTCTGGTGGAGACTAGCAGCCTAGCCCTGGAGGAGGCAAAGGCCAAGATGTGCATCAAGGACCAAAAACTGCTGGATATGGAGACTAAGCTGAAAGAAACCTATG ATGCAGTGGCACTTAAAGAACAGGAGTTGGTCCAGGAATGTAGCTTATTGACAGAGAAGATCAAAGAGAATGAAGCAGCACTCACGAAGATGGAGAATGCAAACCAGGAACTGCAGGAGAAATTAAGTATTTCCCAAGAGAAACATGCAACACAGGTCTCTCAGCTCGAAACAGAGTTCAAAATCCTACAAGAAAGCTTGAAGACCTACATGGAAGCAGCCACGACCGGCGAGGATGCAGTTGGGAAGCTCTCAGAGGCTTTGTCGGAAGCTGCTGATCTGAGGCTTCAGTTGCAGTCGACAACCAAGAAGGACTTGCAGACAACTTCAGCGAGAGAAGAAGCAGAGAAGTATAAAACAGAACTGGAGGAGCTAAAGAGGATGCACGAGTCCGAGTTGCAATCATTCAGGGATGAGCTGAAGGCTTCCTCCAAGACCCTTGTGAGGGTGGGGTTGCAGGTCGAAAAGGAGAAAGAGAAGAATTTTGATGCCGAAGAGAAAATTGTTGATCTTGAGGAAAGGCTGAGCTCACTTAACGaggaaaaaaatcaatcatCAAAGGATTCTGAGGAAGAGGAGCAGAAGATATTGACCCTAGAAAAAACAATCAAGGAATATCTCGACAAACTATCCAAACAAGAGAAAAGCATTGAGACTAGGGAGGCTACAATCCAAGGTCTTGAATCCCAACTGAGTGAAGAGCAGATGAAGACAGCTGAGGTTCTTGCAAAGAAAGAGGAACTGGCAAAGAGCGTCAAAGAACTTGAAGAAAATCTGGATGATCTACAGACACATTTCGACATGACAAACTCCAAGGGCCAAGAGGCCACGGTCAGAGCTGCTACCCAGGAGAAAAGCATTGCGAACTGTGAGGCTACAATCAAAGGTCTTGAATCCCAACTGAATCAAGAGCAAATGAAAACAGCCGAAATCCTTGCGAAGAAAGAGGAACTGGAAAAGAGCATTAAAGACCTTGAGGAGAATCTGGATGATCTTCAGACACGTTTCGACCAGACAAACTCCAAGGGCCAAGAGGCCACGGTCAGAGCTGTTGCCCACGAGAAAAGCATCGAGAACTGCGAGGCTAAAATCAAAAGTCTTGAATCCCAACTGAATCAAGAGCAGATGAAGACAGCCGAGGTCCTTGCAAAGAAAGAGGAACTGGAAAAGACCATTAAAGACCTTGAGGAAAATCTGGACGATCTGCAGACTAGTTTCGACCAGACAAACTCCAAGGTCCAAGAGACAACAGTCAGAGCTGCTGCCCAAGAGAAAAGCATTGAGAACCGTGAGGCTACAATCAAAGGTCTTGAATCCCAACTGAATCAAGAGCAGAAGAAGACAGCCGAGGTCCTTGCGAAGAAAGAGGAACTGGAAAAGAACATTAAAGACCTTGAGGAGAATCTGGATGATCTTCAGACACGTTTCGACCAGACAAACTCCAAGAACCAAGAGGCCAGGGTCAGAGCTGCTGCCCTTGAAAATGACCTGGAGTATGTGAATGAGGAGATCAAAAAGGAACAGAAAGCCCACAATGACACCAAAATGGTAGCATCAGACTACGGCTGCCAGGTTTCTCTCCTTCGCTCCCAGCTTCAGACGGCAGAGCGGATGTCAGCGTCCAGCGGTGAACTGGCCAAACGGTACCAAGAACTTGAGGGAAGCCTCAAGGAGATGCAGCGCACCCTGACGGATAAAGAAATTGCTCTCGCCGAAGCATCTAAATGGCAGGGCGATGCCACTGATCTTCGTTCCCAGCTTAAGATGTTGGACGACAAGTTGAAAGAGACGGAGCAGAAGAGGTCCACCGCTGAAACGACGGTGCAGAATCTTTCACAACAGTGCACTGGGCTCCAGCAAAGTCTTGCCCAGAAAGCGAAAGAGACAATGGAGATCCAGCAGCTCAAG GACCAGCAAAAGACCAACGAGGAGCGATGCATCGGTTTGGAGAAAAGCCTAGAGGAGCAGAAGGCCAAGACAAAAAGCAAAGCGGACACCATCAAGCAGCTCATGAATGAGATCGAGATGCAGTGCCACAAACTCCAGGCAGTAGAGAAAG ATACACGAGCCAACAGCGAGGTGATTTCTGTCTTAAAGGCTGGCATGCAGGAGCAAGAAGCAACCATGGCAAGTCAAGATGAGATTCTCGCTTCTAAAGAGCAGGAGCTGGACTCACTCAGAACAG AGCTGACAGAATTGCAGGACAAGTACTCTGATTTGCACACCGTCTCTAGTGAGAATAAGCAGGCAGTAAGGGAGTCCAACAGAAACCACGATCAGTCCAAGAAGGAGAAGGAGACAATGAGGAAAGAGCTCAATGAAACCCTTGGCAAACTCCGCGAATTGGAGCGAGAACACGAG GAACATAAGAAGAAGCTTGTGGACACTAAGGCGGCCCTTTCAGATTATGTGAAGGAGAAGAGGGCAGTAGAGGGCGACTTGCAGAAGCTCAAGGAACAACTTGAGCGATCACAGACGAGCTTGGCCGATGCTCAGCAACATCCCCAAGACTGCCCAGAGAAAATTGAGAATGAAAACCTGCTAAAGAAAATTACTGCCTTAGAGCAAGAG GTGATGAAACAAGTTGCTGAGAAGGATGAGACGTTGAAGACGTGGCGTAAGGAGAAGGATAATCTTGTCGGAGCTTTGCAAGAAAAGATGGAATCACTCCTAGAAGACAATAAGACGAAGGAAACACTGCTTGAGGAGAAAGAGGAGCACATCAAACATCTAAAG GATAAGATGGTGAGCATCACCCAGTCCCAGTCCATGACAGACGATGAGAGCGATTCGGACGACACCAGGGGGAGTAAGAGACGGCCTGGGAAGAGCAATGAGGGTGTCCAGAAGGAGGTGCAACGGCTAACTGAACTG TTGGAGACAGAAAGAGAGGACAAGAAGAAAGCTCTGACTTCATCCAAGAGAATTGTGGCTGAGAAGATGAAATCTATCTCGGAGCTAGAGGCGGCAAATCGCACACTCCAGACACAACTTGGACTGATTGAG CAGGTGAGCGTTGACGTCAAACCTGTACGCAACATGGATTCCTCCCTCAAGGACTCCTCTAGTTCCCCAAGCGACCAGCCCGGGTCCCCTGACCTCTTCGCCATGGAGGTCAAAGATCAAGAGAGCTTCTCCCTCCCTGGCCGACGAAGGACCCGAGTACAGATGGACATGACCCCACTGCAGAAGAAGCAACCGGCGCGAAAAGGGAAGGCGAACACGCGCAGAACCAAAAAGCGAAAGAGCATGGAAGAGATGGAG GAGTTCAATGACGATGCCTACGGGAAGAGGAACCGCGGTGACGATGGAAGTGCAAGAGTGACGAGAAGCTCAAGGAAGACAAGAGCTGTAAGAGGAGAGGAGGATTTG GTTGATGAAAACGCGATGCCCGAAGCACCCTTGACCAGTGGGCGGGGCAAGAGGGCGCCTTTTTCCAAGATTGGAGACATGCTGCAGAACTCGCCAATTGCGAAATCAG CAGCCTCCCCGTTAAAATCTTCCTCTCGGTCCCAACCCTCAGCCAAGAAGTTTGTGGAAAATGCAACGTCCCATATGACGTCCCCGACGAAGTCCCCGGAGGTGCAGTTTGTGTCGTATCACGCGCCCCCTACAACCGAGAAGAAGCGGAAACGTCTCCTCAAGAAagacatctcagctcccttcCAGAGTTCCCCATTTGAG ATGGTTAACCATGGAGAGTCAAGGGGCGATAGTTCACACAGTATTGTGACAAGAAAACTGAGGTCCCGCAACACAAGAGTGTAA